A DNA window from Anoplolepis gracilipes chromosome 13, ASM4749672v1, whole genome shotgun sequence contains the following coding sequences:
- the LOC140672277 gene encoding protein expanded isoform X1 — protein sequence MRGSGVTAARSCLQPLVSASRYLAVHALPGDPFYFIVEAKSRVKEVYTQTCTLLSQQGMQDCELFGLAILSDGEYLFVDPENKLNKYAPKNWRNSHTYGLDSSGRPAFVLYFRVRFYIDTPLLLSDETTRHHYYLQLRDNVVRHGGGVESLHPHHPLHDPSLVAPLLALAGLALQADLGDYSEERHRPHAGSVGYCKSTDYLPPHMCLESNVLVVLATQHKENSGLSREEAELQYIRETVLLEAPLNAHLYRLRRNKNEAGPGRILLAICARGVRIYTEEEIPRIFAWNNIGKLSFDRKKFEIRAVDHADKLTLYSGCDDKSKLLLGLCRDTHQFSMAIAPKVNEVKRREEEERKVLRDCYMYPTRCKLSLTTRGARGDQRISVISSTSSNTTSGIVSDRVHSEDEPDTAPASTECLPHLTETAPYSAAQSRILNCTNTDVDNHSVSPVSIIDEFDGSDINSTLMARFTANTTMAAEDSQCSSSCSTIVIVNTPTGRPSRIRRTSVTSSLELGYSHTAQNSAISSETASFPTIYDRCKKTGKYIGTDITSETSGIYTLRSNEIQDERIGDDLYSPTSETNESSAASDVCVLSCVQSTTDEASITSGFYTIHSGLQSESSNVYTEDVGTADQEPIYSICKDEDEVSLNQLLEDSRSRSNSILSAGSFRGDGSDPSSVRPLLSADELSDLIVGRYPPRKTISNFMDSDCDYVTVPPPPPPPSQSQPLSTDSDRQLPLPPPYPIENIDYATINIQKKSSLLELDRERGPPPPPPPYNTIRDDFVPLSPRRTNPLPPPYTSQREKIQIPPPTPPRNDAVKPREPPPPPPPYPDMSTMSGSVPRIAKTTNDITENLAPKPPPRIQPPTYPGDKMKPTPVHAPVAALVVGPNNYLDVHASRNGPVLLSYLTAPPPPPPPPMVHPRQPPPPPSPPLLPPSSLATVYTNQITRSQIEQYKQQLYSDVDYVMFPLKDPAVSKQEYIDAKQGSLLAAMAAYPPPPYPSFSKSSVMYRSTPYLPSSSFSSQSKCASNQNLNTSDTINSGSNYLVHNNLNSHYAASTNSLYSGATCSNHSFRTEPSAPVDPHPLHTFSHTRSDENILKCLDTLVTSKMQPLPQSKHRRLPPPPPPPPYEIQNLDKNQPLPSASSVTTSSLVATKIYKSSKSSNGMEDSDEENDDMLDIRTLREKSRNLDLPLISALCNDQYLLKQTKAFVLPKHPNEITSIATSTKNSMRNSNGATSSRNKYPVSGLSTTQIQKPSKKSSTSTHKHPSEVKNNSYKVNTSITGISTNKKNFTSHS from the exons gGTTTAGACAGCAGCGGAAGACCAGCTTTTGTGCTATATTTTCGAGTtcgtttttatattgataCGCCATTACTCTTAAG CGATGAGACAACGAGGCATCATTATTACCTGCAGTTACGTGACAACGTCGTCAGACATGGTGGTGGAGTGGAGAGCCTCCATCCTCACCATCCCCTTCATGATCCATCTCTCGTTGCGCCATTGCTCGCGCTTGCTGGACTTGCCCTTCAAGCCGACCTTGGCGATTATTCTGAGGAACGGCATAGACCACATGCAGGATCTGTTGGATACTGCAAATCCACAGATTATCTTCCTCCTCAT ATGTGTCTTGAGTCGAACGTGCTCGTTGTGCTCGCAACCCAACACAAGGAGAATAGTGGACTCTCTAGAGAGGAGGCAGAGTTACAGTACATTCGAGAAACAGTATTGTTGGAGGCGCCACTTAACGCTCACCTATATAGATTGCGTCGAAACAAAAATGAGGCAGGACCTGGACGCATACTCTTGGCGATTTGTGCTCGTGGAGTGCGTATCTATACTGAAGAGGAAATACCACGCATTTTCGCTTGGAACAACATTGGCAAACTCTCTTTCGAT CgcaaaaagtttgaaattcgAGCGGTTGATCATGCAGATAAACTCACTCTCTATAGTGGATGCGATGACAAGAGTAAACTTCTTTTGGGACTTTGCCGTGACACCCATCAGTTTTCGATGGCTATAGCACCTAAAGTAAATGAAGTTAAAAGACGAGAAGAAGAAG AACGGAAAGTCTTGAGGGATTGTTATATGTATCCTACCCGATGCAAGCTGAGTTTAACAACGCGTGGTGCACGTGGTGATCAACGAATTTCCGTCATCTCGAGTACGTCCTCAAACACAACATCCGGTATAGTCAGCGATCGGGTGCACAGTGAAGATGAACCTGATACCGCACCGGCATCAACCGAGTGTTTACCACATCTTACAGAAACGGCGCCTTATTCGGCTGCCCAAAGTAGAATCTTAAACTGCACGAATACGGATGTGGACAATCACTCTGTATCTCCCGTTTCTATTATCGACG AGTTTGATGGTTCCGATATCAATTCCACATTGATGGCACGCTTCACAGCGAACACTACAATGGCTGCCGAGGATTCACAATGCAGTAGTAGTTGCAGCACAATCGTCATCGTTAATACACCTACGGGCAGGCCATCGCGAATACGTCGCACTTCAGTGACCTCAAGTTTAGAACTAGGATACTCGCACACGGCGCAAAACTCTGCAATCTCCTCAGAGACAGCCAGTTTCCCCACTATTTACGACAGATGTAAGAAGACAGGTAAATACATAG gtACGGATATTACGAGCGAGACGAGTGGAATATATACGTTGAGAAGCAATGAAATCCAGGATGAAAGAATCGGCGATGATTTATATTCACCTACTAGTGAAACCAACGAATCTTCAGCAGCGAGCGATGTTTGTGTTCTTAGCTGCGTTCAATCCACCACTGACGAGGCATCTATTACGTCCGGTTTTTATACTATTCACAGCGGATTGCAGTCTGAGAGTAGCAATGTCTATACTGAAGATGTTGGGACGGCAGATCAGGAACCGATATACAGCATTTGTAAGGATGAAGATGAAGTCTCATTAAATCAACTACTCGAGGACTCGCGTTCACGCAGTAACAGCATACTCAGCGCAGGCAGCTTTCGAGGTGATGGAAGTGATCCGTCCAGCGTGAGGCCACTTCTGTCGGCGGACGAATTATCAGACCTGATAGTTGGTCGATATCCTCCAAGAAAGACTATCAGCAATTTTATGGACTCGGATTGCGATTATGTGACTGTGCCACCACCTCCACCGCCACCATCACAGTCACAACCACTTAGCACGGACAGTGATCGACAACTGCCGCTGCCGCCACCGTATCCGATAGAGAATATTGATTATGCAACGATTAATATTCAGAAGAAATCGAGCCTACTGGAATTAGATCGAGAACGAGGAccaccgccaccaccaccgccgTATAATACGATTCGAGATGACTTTGTTCCATTATCACCCAGACGGACCAATCCGTTACCGCCTCCTTATACTTCACAAcgagaaaaaattcaaataccGCCACCCACGCCACCGCGAAACGACGCAGTAAAACCACGAGAACCACCACCACCTCCACCGCCTTATCCCGATATGTCAACGATGTCTGGGTCCGTCCCGAGGATTGCGAAGACCACCAATGATATTACAGAAAACCTCGCACCAAAACCACCACCTAGAATCCAACCTCCTACTTATCCAGGTGATAAAATGAAGCCCACTCCGGTACATGCTCCGGTAGCCGCTCTTGTGGTAGGCCCAAACAATTATCTGGACGTGCATGCTTCTCGAAACGGTCCGGTGCTTTTATCCTATTTGACCGCACCGCCACCCCCGCCCCCACCTCCAATGGTACATCCGCGACAACCACCGCCACCACCATCACCACCACTACTGCCGCCATCCAGTTTAGCAACTGTTTATACAAATCAAATCACTCGATCTCAAATAGAACAATACAAACAGCAGCTCTATTCTGATGTTGATTATGTTATGTTTCCGCTCAAAGATCCAGCAGTGTCAAAGCAGGAATATATCGATGCTAAACAGGGTTCTCTTTTAGCAGCTATGGCCGCCTATCCACCACCACCATATCCGTCTTTTAGCAAATCCTCAGTGATGTATCGTAGTACGCCCTATCTTCCTagttcttccttttcttcgcAGTCTAAATGTGCGTCTAATCAGAATTTGAATACTAGCGACACCATTAATTCTGGTAGCAATTATCTAGTACATAACAATCTCAACAGTCATTATGCCGCTAGCACGAACTCACTGTATAGTGGCGCGACCTGTTCTAACCACAGTTTTAGAACAGAACCGTCTGCACCAGTTGATCCTCATCCGTTGCATACATTTTCGCACACCAGAAGTGATGAGAACATTCTCAAATGTTTGGACACTCTGGTCACGAGTAAAATGCAACCTCTACCACAATCCAAGCATCGTAGGTTACCGCCGCCTCCACCACCACCTCCTTATGAAATACag AATCTTGACAAAAATCAGCCATTACCATCAGCTTCTTCGGTAACAACTTCTTCGTTGGTTgccacaaaaatatataaatctagcaAATCTAGCAATGGTATGGAAGATAGTGACGAAGAAAATGACGATATGTTAGACATTCGAACGCTTCGCGAAAAAAGCCGTAACTTAGATTTACCATTAATTTCCGCACTGTGCAACGATCAATACTTGCTGAAGCAGACAAAAGCCTTTGTCTTGCCAAAGCATCCTAACGAAATCACCTCCATTGCAACATCTACAAAAAATAGTATGCGAAACAGCAATGGAGCGACCTCCAGTAGGAATAAGTATCCGGTAAGCGGACTGTCAACGACACAAATTCAAAAACCATCTAAGAAGTCTTCGACGAGCACTCATAAACATCCTTCTGAAGTAAAGAACAATTCTTATAAAGTCAATACTTCCATTACAGGGATTTCAACGAATAAGAAAAACTTCACATCTCATTCTTAA
- the LOC140672277 gene encoding protein expanded isoform X2: MRGSGVTAARSCLQPLVSASRYLAVHALPGDPFYFIVEAKSRVKEVYTQTCTLLSQQGMQDCELFGLAILSDGEYLFVDPENKLNKYAPKNWRNSHTYGLDSSGRPAFVLYFRVRFYIDTPLLLSDETTRHHYYLQLRDNVVRHGGGVESLHPHHPLHDPSLVAPLLALAGLALQADLGDYSEERHRPHAGSVGYCKSTDYLPPHMCLESNVLVVLATQHKENSGLSREEAELQYIRETVLLEAPLNAHLYRLRRNKNEAGPGRILLAICARGVRIYTEEEIPRIFAWNNIGKLSFDRKKFEIRAVDHADKLTLYSGCDDKSKLLLGLCRDTHQFSMAIAPKVNEVKRREEEERKVLRDCYMYPTRCKLSLTTRGARGDQRISVISSTSSNTTSGIVSDRVHSEDEPDTAPASTECLPHLTETAPYSAAQSRILNCTNTDVDNHSVSPVSIIDEFDGSDINSTLMARFTANTTMAAEDSQCSSSCSTIVIVNTPTGRPSRIRRTSVTSSLELGYSHTAQNSAISSETASFPTIYDRCKKTGTDITSETSGIYTLRSNEIQDERIGDDLYSPTSETNESSAASDVCVLSCVQSTTDEASITSGFYTIHSGLQSESSNVYTEDVGTADQEPIYSICKDEDEVSLNQLLEDSRSRSNSILSAGSFRGDGSDPSSVRPLLSADELSDLIVGRYPPRKTISNFMDSDCDYVTVPPPPPPPSQSQPLSTDSDRQLPLPPPYPIENIDYATINIQKKSSLLELDRERGPPPPPPPYNTIRDDFVPLSPRRTNPLPPPYTSQREKIQIPPPTPPRNDAVKPREPPPPPPPYPDMSTMSGSVPRIAKTTNDITENLAPKPPPRIQPPTYPGDKMKPTPVHAPVAALVVGPNNYLDVHASRNGPVLLSYLTAPPPPPPPPMVHPRQPPPPPSPPLLPPSSLATVYTNQITRSQIEQYKQQLYSDVDYVMFPLKDPAVSKQEYIDAKQGSLLAAMAAYPPPPYPSFSKSSVMYRSTPYLPSSSFSSQSKCASNQNLNTSDTINSGSNYLVHNNLNSHYAASTNSLYSGATCSNHSFRTEPSAPVDPHPLHTFSHTRSDENILKCLDTLVTSKMQPLPQSKHRRLPPPPPPPPYEIQNLDKNQPLPSASSVTTSSLVATKIYKSSKSSNGMEDSDEENDDMLDIRTLREKSRNLDLPLISALCNDQYLLKQTKAFVLPKHPNEITSIATSTKNSMRNSNGATSSRNKYPVSGLSTTQIQKPSKKSSTSTHKHPSEVKNNSYKVNTSITGISTNKKNFTSHS, encoded by the exons gGTTTAGACAGCAGCGGAAGACCAGCTTTTGTGCTATATTTTCGAGTtcgtttttatattgataCGCCATTACTCTTAAG CGATGAGACAACGAGGCATCATTATTACCTGCAGTTACGTGACAACGTCGTCAGACATGGTGGTGGAGTGGAGAGCCTCCATCCTCACCATCCCCTTCATGATCCATCTCTCGTTGCGCCATTGCTCGCGCTTGCTGGACTTGCCCTTCAAGCCGACCTTGGCGATTATTCTGAGGAACGGCATAGACCACATGCAGGATCTGTTGGATACTGCAAATCCACAGATTATCTTCCTCCTCAT ATGTGTCTTGAGTCGAACGTGCTCGTTGTGCTCGCAACCCAACACAAGGAGAATAGTGGACTCTCTAGAGAGGAGGCAGAGTTACAGTACATTCGAGAAACAGTATTGTTGGAGGCGCCACTTAACGCTCACCTATATAGATTGCGTCGAAACAAAAATGAGGCAGGACCTGGACGCATACTCTTGGCGATTTGTGCTCGTGGAGTGCGTATCTATACTGAAGAGGAAATACCACGCATTTTCGCTTGGAACAACATTGGCAAACTCTCTTTCGAT CgcaaaaagtttgaaattcgAGCGGTTGATCATGCAGATAAACTCACTCTCTATAGTGGATGCGATGACAAGAGTAAACTTCTTTTGGGACTTTGCCGTGACACCCATCAGTTTTCGATGGCTATAGCACCTAAAGTAAATGAAGTTAAAAGACGAGAAGAAGAAG AACGGAAAGTCTTGAGGGATTGTTATATGTATCCTACCCGATGCAAGCTGAGTTTAACAACGCGTGGTGCACGTGGTGATCAACGAATTTCCGTCATCTCGAGTACGTCCTCAAACACAACATCCGGTATAGTCAGCGATCGGGTGCACAGTGAAGATGAACCTGATACCGCACCGGCATCAACCGAGTGTTTACCACATCTTACAGAAACGGCGCCTTATTCGGCTGCCCAAAGTAGAATCTTAAACTGCACGAATACGGATGTGGACAATCACTCTGTATCTCCCGTTTCTATTATCGACG AGTTTGATGGTTCCGATATCAATTCCACATTGATGGCACGCTTCACAGCGAACACTACAATGGCTGCCGAGGATTCACAATGCAGTAGTAGTTGCAGCACAATCGTCATCGTTAATACACCTACGGGCAGGCCATCGCGAATACGTCGCACTTCAGTGACCTCAAGTTTAGAACTAGGATACTCGCACACGGCGCAAAACTCTGCAATCTCCTCAGAGACAGCCAGTTTCCCCACTATTTACGACAGATGTAAGAAGACAG gtACGGATATTACGAGCGAGACGAGTGGAATATATACGTTGAGAAGCAATGAAATCCAGGATGAAAGAATCGGCGATGATTTATATTCACCTACTAGTGAAACCAACGAATCTTCAGCAGCGAGCGATGTTTGTGTTCTTAGCTGCGTTCAATCCACCACTGACGAGGCATCTATTACGTCCGGTTTTTATACTATTCACAGCGGATTGCAGTCTGAGAGTAGCAATGTCTATACTGAAGATGTTGGGACGGCAGATCAGGAACCGATATACAGCATTTGTAAGGATGAAGATGAAGTCTCATTAAATCAACTACTCGAGGACTCGCGTTCACGCAGTAACAGCATACTCAGCGCAGGCAGCTTTCGAGGTGATGGAAGTGATCCGTCCAGCGTGAGGCCACTTCTGTCGGCGGACGAATTATCAGACCTGATAGTTGGTCGATATCCTCCAAGAAAGACTATCAGCAATTTTATGGACTCGGATTGCGATTATGTGACTGTGCCACCACCTCCACCGCCACCATCACAGTCACAACCACTTAGCACGGACAGTGATCGACAACTGCCGCTGCCGCCACCGTATCCGATAGAGAATATTGATTATGCAACGATTAATATTCAGAAGAAATCGAGCCTACTGGAATTAGATCGAGAACGAGGAccaccgccaccaccaccgccgTATAATACGATTCGAGATGACTTTGTTCCATTATCACCCAGACGGACCAATCCGTTACCGCCTCCTTATACTTCACAAcgagaaaaaattcaaataccGCCACCCACGCCACCGCGAAACGACGCAGTAAAACCACGAGAACCACCACCACCTCCACCGCCTTATCCCGATATGTCAACGATGTCTGGGTCCGTCCCGAGGATTGCGAAGACCACCAATGATATTACAGAAAACCTCGCACCAAAACCACCACCTAGAATCCAACCTCCTACTTATCCAGGTGATAAAATGAAGCCCACTCCGGTACATGCTCCGGTAGCCGCTCTTGTGGTAGGCCCAAACAATTATCTGGACGTGCATGCTTCTCGAAACGGTCCGGTGCTTTTATCCTATTTGACCGCACCGCCACCCCCGCCCCCACCTCCAATGGTACATCCGCGACAACCACCGCCACCACCATCACCACCACTACTGCCGCCATCCAGTTTAGCAACTGTTTATACAAATCAAATCACTCGATCTCAAATAGAACAATACAAACAGCAGCTCTATTCTGATGTTGATTATGTTATGTTTCCGCTCAAAGATCCAGCAGTGTCAAAGCAGGAATATATCGATGCTAAACAGGGTTCTCTTTTAGCAGCTATGGCCGCCTATCCACCACCACCATATCCGTCTTTTAGCAAATCCTCAGTGATGTATCGTAGTACGCCCTATCTTCCTagttcttccttttcttcgcAGTCTAAATGTGCGTCTAATCAGAATTTGAATACTAGCGACACCATTAATTCTGGTAGCAATTATCTAGTACATAACAATCTCAACAGTCATTATGCCGCTAGCACGAACTCACTGTATAGTGGCGCGACCTGTTCTAACCACAGTTTTAGAACAGAACCGTCTGCACCAGTTGATCCTCATCCGTTGCATACATTTTCGCACACCAGAAGTGATGAGAACATTCTCAAATGTTTGGACACTCTGGTCACGAGTAAAATGCAACCTCTACCACAATCCAAGCATCGTAGGTTACCGCCGCCTCCACCACCACCTCCTTATGAAATACag AATCTTGACAAAAATCAGCCATTACCATCAGCTTCTTCGGTAACAACTTCTTCGTTGGTTgccacaaaaatatataaatctagcaAATCTAGCAATGGTATGGAAGATAGTGACGAAGAAAATGACGATATGTTAGACATTCGAACGCTTCGCGAAAAAAGCCGTAACTTAGATTTACCATTAATTTCCGCACTGTGCAACGATCAATACTTGCTGAAGCAGACAAAAGCCTTTGTCTTGCCAAAGCATCCTAACGAAATCACCTCCATTGCAACATCTACAAAAAATAGTATGCGAAACAGCAATGGAGCGACCTCCAGTAGGAATAAGTATCCGGTAAGCGGACTGTCAACGACACAAATTCAAAAACCATCTAAGAAGTCTTCGACGAGCACTCATAAACATCCTTCTGAAGTAAAGAACAATTCTTATAAAGTCAATACTTCCATTACAGGGATTTCAACGAATAAGAAAAACTTCACATCTCATTCTTAA
- the LOC140672277 gene encoding protein expanded isoform X3 — protein sequence MRGSGVTAARSCLQPLVSASRYLAVHALPGDPFYFIVEAKSRVKEVYTQTCTLLSQQGMQDCELFGLAILSDGEYLFVDPENKLNKYAPKNWRNSHTYGLDSSGRPAFVLYFRVRFYIDTPLLLSDETTRHHYYLQLRDNVVRHGGGVESLHPHHPLHDPSLVAPLLALAGLALQADLGDYSEERHRPHAGSVGYCKSTDYLPPHMCLESNVLVVLATQHKENSGLSREEAELQYIRETVLLEAPLNAHLYRLRRNKNEAGPGRILLAICARGVRIYTEEEIPRIFAWNNIGKLSFDRKKFEIRAVDHADKLTLYSGCDDKSKLLLGLCRDTHQFSMAIAPKVNEVKRREEEGQFSEFDGSDINSTLMARFTANTTMAAEDSQCSSSCSTIVIVNTPTGRPSRIRRTSVTSSLELGYSHTAQNSAISSETASFPTIYDRCKKTGKYIGTDITSETSGIYTLRSNEIQDERIGDDLYSPTSETNESSAASDVCVLSCVQSTTDEASITSGFYTIHSGLQSESSNVYTEDVGTADQEPIYSICKDEDEVSLNQLLEDSRSRSNSILSAGSFRGDGSDPSSVRPLLSADELSDLIVGRYPPRKTISNFMDSDCDYVTVPPPPPPPSQSQPLSTDSDRQLPLPPPYPIENIDYATINIQKKSSLLELDRERGPPPPPPPYNTIRDDFVPLSPRRTNPLPPPYTSQREKIQIPPPTPPRNDAVKPREPPPPPPPYPDMSTMSGSVPRIAKTTNDITENLAPKPPPRIQPPTYPGDKMKPTPVHAPVAALVVGPNNYLDVHASRNGPVLLSYLTAPPPPPPPPMVHPRQPPPPPSPPLLPPSSLATVYTNQITRSQIEQYKQQLYSDVDYVMFPLKDPAVSKQEYIDAKQGSLLAAMAAYPPPPYPSFSKSSVMYRSTPYLPSSSFSSQSKCASNQNLNTSDTINSGSNYLVHNNLNSHYAASTNSLYSGATCSNHSFRTEPSAPVDPHPLHTFSHTRSDENILKCLDTLVTSKMQPLPQSKHRRLPPPPPPPPYEIQNLDKNQPLPSASSVTTSSLVATKIYKSSKSSNGMEDSDEENDDMLDIRTLREKSRNLDLPLISALCNDQYLLKQTKAFVLPKHPNEITSIATSTKNSMRNSNGATSSRNKYPVSGLSTTQIQKPSKKSSTSTHKHPSEVKNNSYKVNTSITGISTNKKNFTSHS from the exons gGTTTAGACAGCAGCGGAAGACCAGCTTTTGTGCTATATTTTCGAGTtcgtttttatattgataCGCCATTACTCTTAAG CGATGAGACAACGAGGCATCATTATTACCTGCAGTTACGTGACAACGTCGTCAGACATGGTGGTGGAGTGGAGAGCCTCCATCCTCACCATCCCCTTCATGATCCATCTCTCGTTGCGCCATTGCTCGCGCTTGCTGGACTTGCCCTTCAAGCCGACCTTGGCGATTATTCTGAGGAACGGCATAGACCACATGCAGGATCTGTTGGATACTGCAAATCCACAGATTATCTTCCTCCTCAT ATGTGTCTTGAGTCGAACGTGCTCGTTGTGCTCGCAACCCAACACAAGGAGAATAGTGGACTCTCTAGAGAGGAGGCAGAGTTACAGTACATTCGAGAAACAGTATTGTTGGAGGCGCCACTTAACGCTCACCTATATAGATTGCGTCGAAACAAAAATGAGGCAGGACCTGGACGCATACTCTTGGCGATTTGTGCTCGTGGAGTGCGTATCTATACTGAAGAGGAAATACCACGCATTTTCGCTTGGAACAACATTGGCAAACTCTCTTTCGAT CgcaaaaagtttgaaattcgAGCGGTTGATCATGCAGATAAACTCACTCTCTATAGTGGATGCGATGACAAGAGTAAACTTCTTTTGGGACTTTGCCGTGACACCCATCAGTTTTCGATGGCTATAGCACCTAAAGTAAATGAAGTTAAAAGACGAGAAGAAGAAG GACAATTTTCAGAGTTTGATGGTTCCGATATCAATTCCACATTGATGGCACGCTTCACAGCGAACACTACAATGGCTGCCGAGGATTCACAATGCAGTAGTAGTTGCAGCACAATCGTCATCGTTAATACACCTACGGGCAGGCCATCGCGAATACGTCGCACTTCAGTGACCTCAAGTTTAGAACTAGGATACTCGCACACGGCGCAAAACTCTGCAATCTCCTCAGAGACAGCCAGTTTCCCCACTATTTACGACAGATGTAAGAAGACAGGTAAATACATAG gtACGGATATTACGAGCGAGACGAGTGGAATATATACGTTGAGAAGCAATGAAATCCAGGATGAAAGAATCGGCGATGATTTATATTCACCTACTAGTGAAACCAACGAATCTTCAGCAGCGAGCGATGTTTGTGTTCTTAGCTGCGTTCAATCCACCACTGACGAGGCATCTATTACGTCCGGTTTTTATACTATTCACAGCGGATTGCAGTCTGAGAGTAGCAATGTCTATACTGAAGATGTTGGGACGGCAGATCAGGAACCGATATACAGCATTTGTAAGGATGAAGATGAAGTCTCATTAAATCAACTACTCGAGGACTCGCGTTCACGCAGTAACAGCATACTCAGCGCAGGCAGCTTTCGAGGTGATGGAAGTGATCCGTCCAGCGTGAGGCCACTTCTGTCGGCGGACGAATTATCAGACCTGATAGTTGGTCGATATCCTCCAAGAAAGACTATCAGCAATTTTATGGACTCGGATTGCGATTATGTGACTGTGCCACCACCTCCACCGCCACCATCACAGTCACAACCACTTAGCACGGACAGTGATCGACAACTGCCGCTGCCGCCACCGTATCCGATAGAGAATATTGATTATGCAACGATTAATATTCAGAAGAAATCGAGCCTACTGGAATTAGATCGAGAACGAGGAccaccgccaccaccaccgccgTATAATACGATTCGAGATGACTTTGTTCCATTATCACCCAGACGGACCAATCCGTTACCGCCTCCTTATACTTCACAAcgagaaaaaattcaaataccGCCACCCACGCCACCGCGAAACGACGCAGTAAAACCACGAGAACCACCACCACCTCCACCGCCTTATCCCGATATGTCAACGATGTCTGGGTCCGTCCCGAGGATTGCGAAGACCACCAATGATATTACAGAAAACCTCGCACCAAAACCACCACCTAGAATCCAACCTCCTACTTATCCAGGTGATAAAATGAAGCCCACTCCGGTACATGCTCCGGTAGCCGCTCTTGTGGTAGGCCCAAACAATTATCTGGACGTGCATGCTTCTCGAAACGGTCCGGTGCTTTTATCCTATTTGACCGCACCGCCACCCCCGCCCCCACCTCCAATGGTACATCCGCGACAACCACCGCCACCACCATCACCACCACTACTGCCGCCATCCAGTTTAGCAACTGTTTATACAAATCAAATCACTCGATCTCAAATAGAACAATACAAACAGCAGCTCTATTCTGATGTTGATTATGTTATGTTTCCGCTCAAAGATCCAGCAGTGTCAAAGCAGGAATATATCGATGCTAAACAGGGTTCTCTTTTAGCAGCTATGGCCGCCTATCCACCACCACCATATCCGTCTTTTAGCAAATCCTCAGTGATGTATCGTAGTACGCCCTATCTTCCTagttcttccttttcttcgcAGTCTAAATGTGCGTCTAATCAGAATTTGAATACTAGCGACACCATTAATTCTGGTAGCAATTATCTAGTACATAACAATCTCAACAGTCATTATGCCGCTAGCACGAACTCACTGTATAGTGGCGCGACCTGTTCTAACCACAGTTTTAGAACAGAACCGTCTGCACCAGTTGATCCTCATCCGTTGCATACATTTTCGCACACCAGAAGTGATGAGAACATTCTCAAATGTTTGGACACTCTGGTCACGAGTAAAATGCAACCTCTACCACAATCCAAGCATCGTAGGTTACCGCCGCCTCCACCACCACCTCCTTATGAAATACag AATCTTGACAAAAATCAGCCATTACCATCAGCTTCTTCGGTAACAACTTCTTCGTTGGTTgccacaaaaatatataaatctagcaAATCTAGCAATGGTATGGAAGATAGTGACGAAGAAAATGACGATATGTTAGACATTCGAACGCTTCGCGAAAAAAGCCGTAACTTAGATTTACCATTAATTTCCGCACTGTGCAACGATCAATACTTGCTGAAGCAGACAAAAGCCTTTGTCTTGCCAAAGCATCCTAACGAAATCACCTCCATTGCAACATCTACAAAAAATAGTATGCGAAACAGCAATGGAGCGACCTCCAGTAGGAATAAGTATCCGGTAAGCGGACTGTCAACGACACAAATTCAAAAACCATCTAAGAAGTCTTCGACGAGCACTCATAAACATCCTTCTGAAGTAAAGAACAATTCTTATAAAGTCAATACTTCCATTACAGGGATTTCAACGAATAAGAAAAACTTCACATCTCATTCTTAA